From a region of the Eriocheir sinensis breed Jianghai 21 chromosome 25, ASM2467909v1, whole genome shotgun sequence genome:
- the LOC127003513 gene encoding methylmalonic aciduria type A homolog, mitochondrial-like, translating to MALILPRQMTRALLRTRGMCQAGVGGCHLDPVVQRLLKGLRAGQRSSLAEAITLVETSHPKKKLQAKQLLTRVLQDANDHYATKGPQTLSFRIGLSGPPGAGKSTYIESFGKFLTAKGHRVAVLAVDPSSVTTGGSLLGDKTRMPELTRDDNAYIRPSPSRGHLGGVTRSTNEAIVLCEAAGYNIIIVETIGVGQSEFSVVDMVDLFTLLIPPGGGDELQGLKRGIMEMSDLIVVNKSDGDLIPASRRMQYEYISALKFIRPKSKNWRTPVKRISSLTLEGIPELWELMLEYRKTMEESGEFVGRRKTQRRAWLWTHLKESLVSVFMDTPGMRGRIREAEVRAMEGVVAPGDAADQLLRLHIEQLQKTSES from the exons ATGGCGTTAATACTACCAAGACAGATGACCCGGGCGTTGCTGAGGACGAGGGGCATGTGCCAGGCGGGCGTGGGAG GGTGCCACCTGGACCCAGTGGTGCAGCGCCTGCTCAAGGGACTGCGGGCCGGCCAAAGGTCCAGCCTGGCCGAGGCCATCACACTGGTTGAGACCTCGCACCCAAAGAAGAAGCTTCAGGCAAAACAGCTGCTCACCAGAGTCCTCCAAGATGCTAACGACCACTACGCCACCAAGGGCCCACAGACTCTCAGCTTCCGGATAGGGTTGTCTGGGCCACCTGGTGCAGGGAAGTCAACCTACATAGAGAGCTTTGGAAAGTTCCTGACGGCCAAGGGTCACAGGGTGGCGGTGCTAGCCGTCGACCCGTCCTCCGTCACCACCGGCGGCTCACTCCTTGGGGACAAGACACGGATGCCGGAGCTGACCAGGGATGACAATGCATACATCCGTCCATCACCTTCCCGCGGCCACCTTGGGGGGGTGACACGGTCCACTAATGAGGCCATCGTGCTGTGTGAGGCAGCCGGCTACAACATCATCATCGTGGAGACCATTGGAGTCGGACAGAGCGAGTTCTCGGTGGTGGACATGGTGGACCTGTTCACGCTGCTCATCCCTCCGGGGGGTGGCGACGAGCTGCAGGGGCTGAAGCGCGGGATCATGGAGATGAGTGACCTTATAGTGGTGAACAAGAGCGACGGGGACCTGATTCCTGCGTCCCGGCGGATGCAATATGAGTACATCTCCGCCTTGAAGTTCATCCGCCCTAAAAGCAAGAACTGGAGGACGCCGGTGAAGCGCATCTCCTCTTTAACACTCGAGGGCATCCCGGAGCTGTGGGAGTTGATGCTGGAGTACAGGAAGACGATGGAGGAGAGCGGGGAGTTTGTGGGCCGCCGGAAAACCCAGCGGCGGGCCTGGCTCTGGACGCACCTCAAGGAGAGTTTAGTGTCGGTCTTCATGGACACGCCGGGGATGAGGGGGCGGATACGGGAAGCCGAGGTCAGGGCCATGGAGGGTGTGGTGGCCCCGGGTGATGCGGCAGATCAGCTCCTGCGCCTACACATTGAGCAGCTTCAGAAGACATCCGAGTCATAA
- the LOC127003639 gene encoding 39S ribosomal protein L16, mitochondrial-like, which yields MPPNYDHIEVPKDRQKLKFQMKVPQFLGTARPIKMTKRLDLIRGEEEIHRDLLLQQYGIIARRGGMLRHGHMEMIRMTIARKIDISKMFAIWRIDAPWKPITKKGQGKRMGGGKGSIDHYTTPIKAERVIIEVGGKCTFEEVKPILKMLAEKLPFPADAVSHEMLVARREEEERLERENLNRYTFKYIVQNNMIGCHKWIKNIDKVYFGKIRTEKVRWM from the exons ATGCCGCCCAACTACGACC ATATCGAGGTCCCCAAGGACCGGCAGAAGCTGAAGTTTCAGATGAAGGTTCCTCAGTTCTTGGGCACCGCGCGGCCCATCAAGATGACCAAGAGGCTTGACCTGATCCGCGGGGAGGAGGAGATCCACCGCGACCTGTTGCTCCAGCAGTACGGCATCATT GCTCGTCGAGGGGGGATGCTTCGCCACGGGCACATGGAGATGATCCGTATGACCATCGCAAGGAAGATCGACATTAGCAAGATGTTCGCCATATGGAGGATCGACGCGCCCTGGAAACCCATCACCAAGAAGGGCCAGGGCAAGCGCATGGGGGGCGGCAAGGGCTCCATCGACCACTACACCACGCCCATCAAGGCCGAGCGGGTCATCATTGAGGTTGGCGGGAAGTGCACATTTGAGGAG GTTAAGCCGATCCTGAAGATGCTCGCCGAGAAGCTGCCGTTCCCCGCCGACGCTGTGAGTCACGAGATGCTGGTGGcgcggcgagaggaggaggagaggctggagCGCGAGAACCTCAACCGCTACACCTTCAAGTACATCGTCCAGAACAACATGATCGGGTGCCACAAGTGGATCAAGAACATCGACAAAGTGTACTTCGGAAAAATACGAACGGAGAAGGTTAGGTGGATGTAG